A segment of the Lycium barbarum isolate Lr01 chromosome 7, ASM1917538v2, whole genome shotgun sequence genome:
CCGAAACTCGTCCTTCAGCTACAGTTTTTTCGACACTTTTGCGTATATGTATCGAAAATCGAGCATTTGGAGAAGGAAAAAAAGTTCATAGAATTATGAAATGTTCAGGTTTTAGACCTGGGGTTGTTATATCTAATCGAATTCTTGATTTTTATTGTAAATGTGATAAACCCTTTGATGCATATAACCTGTTTGTTGAAATGACTGAGAGGGATTTGTGTTCTTGGAATATTATGGTTTCTGGATTTGCGAAATTGGGGTTGATTGATGATGCGAGGAAGTTGTTCGATGAAATGCCTGAGAGAGATAATTTTTCGTGGACCGCGATGATTTCGGGTTATGTGAAGTGTAATAAGCCTGAATTTGCATTGGAATTGTGTAGAGTGATGCAGAGGGATGGGAAGAATAAGTGTAATAAGTTTACTATTTCGAGTGCTCTTTCTGCTTCGGCTTCTATTCAGTCGTTACGTTTGGGGAAGGAGATTCATGGTCGTATAGTGAGGACCGGGTTGGATTCTGATGCGGTTGTTTGGAGTGCTTTGAGTGATATGTATGGTAAATGTGGGAGCGTTGACGAAGCGAGGCATATTTTCGATAGGACTAAAGATAAGGATGTTGTTTCGTGGACGGCTATGATCGATAGATACTTTGGAGATGGGAGGTGGGAGGAAGGTTATTCGTTGTTTTCGTTTTTGATGGAATCAGGAATTAGGCCTAATGATTTTACCTTTGCTGGACTTTTGAATGCATGTGCGCACCAAACGATGGAGCATTTGGGAAAACAAGTACATGGGTACATGATGCGTATAGGGTTTGATCCTTTTTCCTTTGCAGCAAGTACCTTAGTTCATATGTACGCCAAATGTGGGAGTGTAGATAGTGCATATAATGTATTTAAGCGGCTCCCAAGGCCCGATGTAGTTTCGTGGACCTCACTGATTAATGGTTATGCTCAAAATGGCCAACCTAGTGAAGCTCTTCGGTTATTTGACTTGTTGCTTAAATCTGGTACTCAGCCTGACCATATTACTTTTGTTGGGGTTCTTTCTGCTTGCACTCATGCGGGTTTAGTCGATGAAGGTCTTAAATATTTTTACTCGATAAAGGACAAGCATCGTCTAACCCATACTGCAGACCACTATGCTTGTGTGGTTGATCTCCTGAGCCGATTTGGCAGATTTAAGGAGGCGGAAGAGATTATTAGTCAGATGCCAATGAAGCCTGATAAGTTTTTGTGGGCTTCGTTGCTTGGAGGATGCAGAGTCCATGGAAATGTTGAACTAGCAAAGAAAGCAGCTGAAGCACTATTTGAAATTGAGCCCGAAAATGCAGCTACTTATGTTACCATCGGAAATATATATGCCACTGCTGGTAAATGGACTGAAGTGGCAAAGATCAGACAAATTATGGAAGAGAAAGGTGTAGTGAAGAAGCCAGGTATAAGTTGGATCAATTTGCAGAGAAAAGACCATGTTTTCTTGGTAGGTGATAAATCACATCCTAGGTCAAAGGAAATATATGACTTTTTAGGGGAGCTTTGGAGGAGAATGAAAGAAGAGGGGTACGTCCCTGACATCGATAATGTGCTGCATGATGTGGAAGAGGAACAGAAAGAGCAAAATCTCTCCTATCACAGTGAAAAGCTTGCAGTTGCCTTCGGAATTATTGCAACTCCACCTGGAACACCGATAAAGGTTTTTAAGAATCTACGGACATGTGTTGATTGTCACACTGCGATCAAATATATCTCTAAAATAGAAGAGAGAAGAATTATTGTGCGGGATTCCAGTCGGTTTCACTGTTTTGAAGGTGGGAGTTGTTCGTGCAAGGACTATTGGTGATTTTCCCCCTCCTTTACTTTTTAATAACCGTGGTGTCCGagccagcttgcgcgcacctctACTAATTCCACggggtacctgctacctcccatcAGCACAGATGTAACTCTATCAACCAAGGCTTGGACacatgggaagaaatcacctagtgttttttgcCTCCGCTTGGAATTggacctgagacctcatggttctcaacgcacttcattgaccactagaccACATCCTTGGGTGCAAATTAGTGGGAATTGATCCCTGTTCCTCTAGATAAATAACTCAACATTTAACCAAGTGCACCATTCAATCCTTTTTATTGGTGATTTTCCCCTTTGTTTTTGGGAGGAAGCTACAGATGTCAAATCAATGCTGTTTAACTTCTGTTATAGAGGAGATAACTAAGTGAATTTAGCAGCTTGCTTGCAGATGATGAGGTTTTCAATAAGACTCTGTAAACAGAAACTTTTGATAGTAAGATGTTGTATACATTATTTTTGGAATTAATACATGTTActtcaattttattttaaatctgaaaagaattcatgttatatcaaCTTTGTTCTTTGGTAGTCCTAATATGAACTTTAGCGCTTTTAGGGTGCTGTTCGATATGTAATACCATGAAGCAAAACTAAGTTTTGTTTGgttttaatttttattctttAGTTTGCTGCAGGTGTTTTCTGTTTACATTGAGATTTTGTATTGATGCTTAATTTTTGTGCTTCAGTTTCTTGTTTGAGCTTCATGCACGTGAAATCCTGTTGCTCCAGTGTAAGCAGTGGAGTAGATATCAGATCTATGAATGACATTTTCTTCTTTCTGACTCATGAAATGTGCATTTCTTTATGTTACTTTTCCTTTCTGTGTGCATGTTCTTATTCTTGTATCCTATTATCAGTTTTGCAAAGAAGGCTCATGAATTCCTCCAAATTTGTGCATAAATGTGTCTTTCTCAGCCAATTTGAATAATCTAACTTCATTGGCATACTTGCATATCCAGGTTTTAACTTGCATCAGAAAGATTTCTAGTATCTTAGTTGTTACCAATAATTGGTTTAGTTGCCCTTATGCCCTTGAACTTGTGGCCTGAACTGCCCATGCTTCTTCTGTGTAAGACATATTAATCTTCAATCTCTTGGATTTCTTTATGAGTAAGTCCGATAACGTAAAACCTCTGTGCAAATTTTATGATTTAAAATTAGCAAAAGCCTTAATTTCTTTTATGTATTAAGTGCAAATATGTTTCTAAAACTATTCAAAGGTGAACTTTAAATATGGAACTTATAGAAAATTGGAGGTCACGGTATGTCGTGTTGATTCATGTGTAACTTCAAAGGCTACTATACAAATAACAGTTCATCTGCATtgatcaaagaaaaaaaaatccacctGCATATTTGGAAGGGCTTAGTTATGAAGGCTTAAATGGTATAATATTTTTTGCTCAAAAAAAAGAATAGTACATGGAGGATCTAACTTATGCTTTTTGGTTTTGTGCAGTTTACATGCAACTTTTGAGATGCTATTAGCTTGTTATGACTAAGTTACTCGGGCTCTCCTAAAATGTCgtcgggtgcgtgtcggatccttcaaaagtagtgcattttggaggatccgacacgggtgcggcaacacttttgaagagtccgagtaacttagattATGACTAATATGTAGATTGATTATCTTGCCCCATCTCCTCCTGTGTCCTTTATGGATCTATTTAAGCAAATAAAGTGTTTTGACTTAACTTTATCCTCTTAGATAAGCCAAAAGATAGCAAATTTGGCATAATTTATAAAGTGGGTTGAGAACCACGAGGTCTCATGTTTAAATCCCACGGAGGCAAAAAACTAAGTGTGTGTAATTTGAATAAGACAAACCTAAATACTTTTTGCGCATTTTGTAAAATTCAGAATTTCATGTTGAAGTTATAGAAGATCTTGAACCTTTTGTGTTGTTTGTGAATTTGTAGTATCTTCTCTTGGGTTGGATAAACTAGTTCTCATGAGCTATACCAATTTGTCTACAAGTCATTGTTTGAATATTgagctaattaatttttttttttttttgaaacgaAATATATTAGCATAGCAGGTATCCTAAATCTAAGATGCAATCTCGACTATCGAGTTtaatctatatatctatataaagcCGGGACATAGGCCAGGTGACGTGACCTTCTCTAAGACTTGaaatcctatttatcttttttgtgatttttttggcATTTACTTTACCCTGAATTCTACCCGCACTCTACTATACAAAAGACCGAAAAGTCGCAACTACTTGAACCCACCCCGTCGTTTCCCTTACCAAAAGAAACAAACACCACGCATTCCCCTAATCCCTCAGTGGAAAACCCAATAGCCTCATTAACTTGCCACCGTTTAAGCACACCCGCCTCATAAATCAAGGGAGATGAAGAAATCAATAGTTGCTGACAAATTTCCAGTTTAACTTCAAAGGTCCATGCAGAACAGCCGCTTCATAAATCAAAGGAGAAGAGGAAATTTCTCTGGTTTCTTATCGCTGCGAAAGCAACGTCTTTCATTACAGACTTCGGGAGTTGCATACACTGAAATATCATGTTGAATATATTGTGGAGTTGAAGGGTCTTGTCATAGAGACAGTTCGACACTCGACAGGCATACACTGTTTGAGAAGAGTATGCTTGACTGGTGACATCTAACTGGTCAGCAGTAGTGATGTTGAAAAAATTATCGGTGTGCAATTGTGGGTATTGTTACATTGGTAAGTTCACACTAGCGATGTCTTCAGCACTTAAAATAGTGCCATCCAGATTTGATCTATTCCTGAAGTACTTTGTTTGGTGTTTACTTGTCTCATATCTTGGCTCCATTAGATTAGTAATCAAGAATGGTGAACATTTTTTTATACAAAGCAAATTCATTGCCTATATTACCTTAAAAAAATAAAGATCTCTCATTAGTTTGGAATCCTCCATTTTGATGCACTGGTTTCCTTGGATCTTATGGTTTTGAAGCTTACAGAAAGTGGACTTCTATTGTTCCGAAGTTCGTAATGAAAGAGTCGAAGCAGAGATTCTGCTGAAGCTTCTCGCTTGTATCTTTAGCGCATATTTTGGTACTTCGCTTTAGAGATAATTATGATTCTTTCGCCAATATTTCTATGTTGGTTGAAAATCTCTGGTTATTTTACTTAGTTTTTTCATGCGCATGTCAGTTTGATTTTGTTGCCTCTTGTGTTGCTAACGAAGATTATTGCTCTTTTATTTTGTAAGTTTTACCATGTCTTGATACTTTCGATTTAGATAGTGTCGATTTACTTAACAATCttcaaattttaatttcttttgtgaCTAGAGTTCATAGCTTCCTGGTATCACTGTGCTCTTTTTAATGAACTCGGAGTATTTGGCACAATATTGTGTAATCGTTTAGCAATGAATAAAGTCTGTCTTTGTCCTCCTATCTCAAATGTCAAATAACTAGGGGAGAAAAAGATGCGCAGGTGGTGGATGATATTTTTGAAAGTGTGACAGTCTTTTACAGACTTTTTTATAAGTAACTGCTTATGTCCTTCTCATATCAAATACAGAAGAATATATTTATGTTACTTTGAAGTTTTGTGTGCAAACTAAAGCATCAGATTGTGTTTAATTGCCAATAGCTACCACATAAGGTTTAGTTGATGCTCCGTTAGATGTTCCATTCCTTGAACATGGACATCTTTGTTTATCTTCTCGGGTTATCCTTCAGTTCTAGCATAGTATTATTTTTCTTGATGAAACTGCATTTGCAATTATTACAAGAAGAATTTTCAAGATCATTGTTTGGGTCTCCAATTGATTCTTGAATAATAAGTTTCTTTTCATAATTTTTTAGGATATAATTTGATTCTAAGTACTGCTTAGAAAGTTCTTTTACATCTCCTTGAATAAAAGAACGGGATGCATATGTGAACCATTGCTAATTCGACGTGTAAGAGCAGTGGGCATGGTGGATATGCCGGAGATTATGGTTTTGATGGATTTGGGATGAGGCCATTCAAGGAGTATGATGAGACGGTGCTTGTGGAGATTTACAAGTCCATGGTTATGGCACAAGGACAGTTAGTTTCCCGCGATGCTATTGCTGCTACAAATTTGGCACTGAAATTATGCACCACAGTAATTAATCCCGCCAGAAAAAGGGTACTTATTAATAGTTATTATCCAAGAATCcataaatattatttttgtttGGTTTTTGTTGATTTCCCTTAACGAATAGGCTAGCTTTATCTCTCAATTTCCTTACTGAATCTCCAAATTTTGTGCAGCAGCCGCTAGAACAAACATCTTTTCAATGCCAACATATAGGGAAAGAAGAAGAGGTGAACTGCTCTAATAAAGGTAATGTTGGGACAGGTATGATACAAACCCAACTCCATcaagcttcatgaagatggagtctttgaagatcatgggaggtcaaCAAAGGAcgaccttcaagatatgggagatagcttttATGGAAGGCTTCAAAAAcatcacattcaagatatggaagatagcttgggagtcTATTTATCCCAAAAAGAGGCTATTCCATAAATTCAAGACTTTCATCCCTTGAGAAGACTACCAAACAAGGTCATTGTTTCATTAAGGGTATTATTGTAATAACTATAGTAGTCTTCTTTCCTTAGTTAGTATATATACTACTTTAGTTTATTTCATTAGGAAGCTTTTGCTTATGATGAATATTGAGGGATGAatgttatctctagagagagaaacataTGAGAGGCCTAGGAAGGCTCTTATTGAATCTTGTTTTGTTGAGATGTTGGTTGCTTGGGGCATAGTTCTCTTGAGATCAACTTAAGAGATTAGGTACTTAATAGAGTGTAATTAAGAGGTCTTGATTTTATACAATCTTGGTTGCCTAATTGTGCTtatttttgtgtcaatctatctatccttctACGTTTCTTGTTATTTTCTTATTTCCGCGTATCAGTTATTATATCAATTGGTATTAAAGCTTGGAATAGATTTGTTTCCACAAATCTAGTCTTGAAtttggtatttaaaaaaaaatctatccaaaaacttcaaaaataaaaaattgtttcaaatccttgttttgttgttgattctagtatTAGATTTGAGTTTCTTAGTGTTTTAGGGTTTCAAACCTTGAGTTGCGAGTCATTTGGggttgttttgagattttcatCATCGTTGAGTTGAATAATTTGAAGAGCTCAAGGTGGGTCTTGAAGAAGGAGTAGAAATTGGAGCTTGAAACCTAGTGGTCTTTGTTTTCCTAGTTGACGGGAACCTAACTCCGAAATTTGGGAGCCAAACAAGTTAAGATTGAAGTAGTTGGAAATTTgaattgttcttggtgttcttggtcatcttcaaatcttcatagagAAGAAAACACCAAAATGAGGGATTTGATTCAAAATTTCAAGTACAAAAGGTGGAAAAAGTGTTATAAAGCCTAAAAGACTAAATACTAGGTTGGTGGGCCCAATCAAGTCAGCAAATCCAAGAAATTGGCCTAAGGTTCGAGGAAATCAAGTACATAACTGGTCATTAAAGAGATATACGGCCACACAGTCTGTATACCCCTTCTGCGCCCGTATAAGGTCCACCGTATTTGGAGCAAGAAAGATGAATGTACTGTTTTAGATGTATGGTGTCATTGACGGACTGCATATTCTAATTTACGGATCGTATAACTGCATAAG
Coding sequences within it:
- the LOC132603238 gene encoding pentatricopeptide repeat-containing protein At4g37170-like, producing MRASLKASLTAIRSSSSFSTTQITTTHFKEKTANKDQIITHLCKQNKFNEALQILCEQNRLNEAIKLLEERPETRPSATVFSTLLRICIENRAFGEGKKVHRIMKCSGFRPGVVISNRILDFYCKCDKPFDAYNLFVEMTERDLCSWNIMVSGFAKLGLIDDARKLFDEMPERDNFSWTAMISGYVKCNKPEFALELCRVMQRDGKNKCNKFTISSALSASASIQSLRLGKEIHGRIVRTGLDSDAVVWSALSDMYGKCGSVDEARHIFDRTKDKDVVSWTAMIDRYFGDGRWEEGYSLFSFLMESGIRPNDFTFAGLLNACAHQTMEHLGKQVHGYMMRIGFDPFSFAASTLVHMYAKCGSVDSAYNVFKRLPRPDVVSWTSLINGYAQNGQPSEALRLFDLLLKSGTQPDHITFVGVLSACTHAGLVDEGLKYFYSIKDKHRLTHTADHYACVVDLLSRFGRFKEAEEIISQMPMKPDKFLWASLLGGCRVHGNVELAKKAAEALFEIEPENAATYVTIGNIYATAGKWTEVAKIRQIMEEKGVVKKPGISWINLQRKDHVFLVGDKSHPRSKEIYDFLGELWRRMKEEGYVPDIDNVLHDVEEEQKEQNLSYHSEKLAVAFGIIATPPGTPIKVFKNLRTCVDCHTAIKYISKIEERRIIVRDSSRFHCFEGGSCSCKDYW